Proteins from a genomic interval of Trichoderma breve strain T069 chromosome 2, whole genome shotgun sequence:
- a CDS encoding bromodomain-containing protein has product MEQEHPKDVVDGDVDMKESPDESSVDMEGNPGQDEPHDLFQLIHDLSKYLCSVEENGEELAAGFQRIPNRRLLPDYFDIIAEPIAFSTVRSKIQKKQYTAFAEFVKDVAQICHNAQVYNRPSAPIFGAAERLREILQEELKKLVDSGDITADDARLPDLGELPPVEESPSQQSEDEDEEEGTRGRNNEDDDEDDEDEEEEETDEDSDDEDYKGRRGRRYTSDRGSRSNDKDARFQQKRGRPPMVLTPTEARIFSLLKELRKIKDAEGNALAAPFERLPDKTIVPDYYQIITNPVALDNIKKKTKRKKYQTVDQALSDLELMFENAKAYNEDDSPVYEAAVKLQQQARVLAEQEKLKPDDDFRDEDGKLPLASIEYSGETWRVGDWVHIRNPNDLAKPIVAQIFRTWQDRAGQKWINACWYYRPEQTVHRFEKHFYVHEVVKTGQYRDHPIADVIDRCYVMFVTRFNKGRPRGLAPDKDVYVCESRYNEEKFHFNKIKTWASCVPDEVRDKDYEMDLFDVPRPMKKIPSPIKHLLRDDAKETDELPRPTWGSPNAPPIIGAVHRRPPGPNDSPPPDAMMPAMPAASKMPAEPAQRLPINPGVRDAASEATRNGAIPYGMAGAVPPPNQYYGHVTPHFQPTPPSHMPMRTMQYQYQPQPHQQPAYMQNYNGYAPSPQMPMHHQPVPSPRPHANMYNPPRPPEVYTLPDNMNEYLPEAVRREFQHDESGRVLFFSAAPLDRSCNGLSPLSSGLGHSAKYLAGRSKWLAEREKKRKDRDELLSGLREKLQRTELQPDESPIISQAAHSMELYFQHLGQDTERLKEDVGL; this is encoded by the exons ATGGAGCAAGAGCACCCCAAGGATGTCGTCGATGGCGACGTCGACATGAAGGAAAGCCCCGACGAATCTAGTGTAGACATGGAAGGCAACCCAGGGCAAGACGAGCCTCACGACTTATTCCAACTGATCCATGACCTTTCGAAGTATCTATGTAGCGTCGAAGAAAA CGGCGAAGAGCTTGCCGCTGGGTTTCAGCGCATTCCCAACAGACGCCTTTTACCCGATTACTTTGACATCATTGCCGAACCTATTGCCTTCAGTACCGTCCGA AGCAAAATCCAAAAGAAGCAGTACACTGCCTTCGCCGAGTTCGTCAAAGACGTCGCGCAAATATGCCACAACGCACAAGTCTACAATCGCCCTTCAGCGCCTATATTCGGTGCTGCTGAACGACTTCGAGAGATCTTGcaggaggagctcaagaaACTCGTTGATAGTGGCGACATTACAGCCGATGATGCGCGTCTGCCAGACTTGGGAGAGCTGCCTCCTGTCGAAGAATCGCCTTCACAGCAGtccgaggatgaagacgaagaggaaggaaCCAGAGGGCGAAAcaacgaggatgacgacgaggacgatgaggacgaggaagaggaggaaaccGATGAAGActccgacgacgaagacTACAAAGGGCGGCGGGGACGACGCTATACGTCCGATCGAGGAAGCCGCAGTAATGACAAAGATGCGAGGTTCCAACAGAAAAGAGGCCGCCCACCAATGGTCCTTACTCCGACAGAAGCCAGAATATTCTCGCTCCTCAAGGAGCTTAGGAAAATCAAGGATGCAGAGGGAAACGCACTCGCTGCGCCTTTCGAGAGGCTACCGGACAAAACGATTGTTCCAGACTACTACCAAATAATCACAAACCCCGTCGCATTAGAcaatatcaagaagaagacgaagcgaAAGAAGTATCAAACAGTCGACCAGGCGCTATCAGACCTTGAGCTCATGTTTGAGAATGCCAAGGCGTATAATGAGGATGATAGCCCAGTGTACGAAGCTGCTGTGAAACTACAGCAGCAAGCCCGGGTACTGgcagaacaagaaaagcTCAAACCAGATGACGATTTCCGTGACGAGGATGGCAAACTCCCTCTAGCAAGCATCGAATACAGCGGAGAAACTTGGAGAGTTG GTGACTGGGTGCATATTCGTAACCCCAACGACTTAGCAAAGCCAATTGTTGCTCAAATATTCCGCACATGGCAAGATCGTGCTGGCCAGAAATGGATTAATGCCTGTTGGTACTACAGGCCAGAGCAAACAGTTCATCGTTTCGAGAAACACTTTTATGTACACGAGGTTGTCAAGACAGGCCAATACCGCGACCATCCGATTGCAGACGTTATCGACCGCTGCTACGTAATGTTCGTCACTCGGTTCAACAAGGGACGTCCCAGGGGGCTTGCGCCAGATAAGGATGTCTACGTATGCGAGTCTCGGTACAACGAAGAGAAGTTCCACTTCAACAAAATCAAGACGTGGGCCAGTTGTGTCCCTGACGAGGTGCGGGACAAAGATTACGAGATGGATTTGTTTGATGTTCCTCGTCCAATGAAGAAGATACCCAGTCCAATCAAACACCTCTTGCGAGACGATGCCAAAGAAACAGATGAGCTCCCACGACCTACTTGGGGAAGCCCAAATGCTCCTcccatcatcggcgccgtCCATCGTCGACCGCCAGGACCAAAT GACTCACCCCCTCcagatgccatgatgcccGCAATGCCTGCCGCTTCCAAGATGCCTGCAGAACCAGCTCAGCGCCTTCCCATAAATCCTGGAGTTAGAGATGCGGCAAGCGAGGCGACAAGGAACGGAGCCATCCCTTACGGCATGGCTGGTGCAGTGCCACCTCCCAACCAGTATTACGGACACGTTACACCACATTTCCAGCCA ACGCCTCCTTCTCATATGCCGATGCGAACAATGCAGTACCAAtatcaacctcaacctcatcagCAGCCTGCCTACATGCAAAATTACAACGGCTATGCTCCATCGCCGCAAATGCCCATGCATCATCAACCAGTGCCCAGCCCTCGG CCACATGCGAATATGTACAATCCGCCGCGGCCCCCCGAGGTGTACACATTGCCGGACAACATGAATGAGTATTTACCAGAAGCGGTGCGACGGGAGTTTCAACACGATGAATCTGGCAGAGTACTGTTCTTTTCAGCTGCTCCTCTTGATCGTTCATGCAATGGCCTTTCACCGCTGAGCT
- a CDS encoding 1,3-beta-glucan synthase component domain-containing protein, producing MSGYPGGGGGGHHDGYDGHQQNNQTDSYYQDDQYYDNNYDAHGGGQGGNHGGDGYYDESGYYNADPNNPYHHDGGYYDGDDQYHDEYQNHGGYYDQNYNQGHRQGSEEDSETFSDFTMSYGDPQSSNRGYRPPSSQVSYGGNRSSGASTPNYGMDYGNVLPAGQRSREPYPAWTSDAQIPLSKEEIEDIFMDLTSKFGFQRDSMRNMYDHFMTLLDSRASRMTPNQALLSLHSDYIGGDNANYRKWYFAAHLDLDDSVGFANATAKGLKRKAKNKKKGKQEDPTNEAEMLQDLEGDDSLEAAEYRWKTRMNRMSQHDRVRQIALYLLCWGEANQVRFMPELLCFIFKCAHDYLLSPACQALVEPVDEFTFLNNIITPLYQYCRDQGYEILDGVYVRRERDHKHIIGYDDCNQLFWYPEGIERIVLQDKSKLVDVPPAERYLKLKDVNWKKCFFKTYRESRSWFHLLTNFNRIWIIHLTMFWFYTAHNAPTLLVKDYEQQVNQSPSAAKQFSIVGFGGAIASLIQVLATLAEWAYVPRRWAGAQHLTKRLFFLLFMLILNIAPGVKVFMFADKNPNSTIDHALGIVHFIIAIFTFLFFAVMPLGGFQTFTAAWATLPFNDMAVSYFLWLTVFGVKFGESYVFLALSFRDPMRYLSIMHLQCQGDNLFGTAANVLCKNQPKITLGLMIFTDLLFFFLDTYLFYVLIAAIFSIARSFYIGSSIWTPWRNVFSRLPKRIYSKVLATTDMEIKYKPKVLISQVWNAIVISMYREHLLAIDHVQKLLYHQVPSEQEGKRTLRAPTFFVSQEDHSFKTEFFPSNSEAERRISFFAQSLSTPIPEPLPVDNMPTFTVMIPHYGEKILLSLREIIREDEPYSRVTLLEYLKQLHPHEWDCFVKDTKILADETSQMNGDEEKNEKDTAKSKIDDLPFYCIGFKSSAPEYTLRTRIWASLRFQTLYRTISGFMNYSRAIKLLYRVENPEVVQMFGGNTDKLERELERMARRKFRICVAMQRYSKFKKEEMENAEFLLRAYPDLQIAYLDEEPPVAEGEEPRLYSALIDGHSEIMENGLRRPKFRVQLSGNPILGDGKSDNQNHALIFYRGEYIQLIDANQDNYLEECLKIRSVLAEFEEMKTENVSPYTPGVKNNSPAPVAILGAREYIFSENIGVLGDIAAGKEQTFGTLFARTMAQIGGKLHYGHPDFLNGIFMTTRGGVSKAQKGLHLNEDIFAGMNAMLRGGRIKHCEYYQCGKGRDLGFGSVLNFTTKIGTGMGEQLLSREYHYLGTQLPLDRFLSFYYAHAGFHVNNMLIMLSIQMFMITLMNIAALRHETIRCRYNRDVPITDPLFPTGCANTDALMDWVQRCVFSIFFVFFLAFVPLIVQELTERGIWRALSRFLKQILSLSPFFEIFVTQIYANSVQQNISFGGARYIGTGRGFATARIPFGVLYSRFAAPSIYFGARLLMMLLFATVTAWQPALAYFWISLLGLTISPFLYNPHQFAWTDFFIDYRDYLRWLSRGNSRSHASSWISFCRLSRIRVTGYKRKHLGDASAKMSGDVPRAAIANIFATEIVTPLILAVLTLIPYLFLNAQTGVERDNQKVAKGQTAAPIQPTDSLIRILIVAFGPVAVNAGVLMVMFAMACFMGPLLSMCCKKFGSVLAAIAHALAVIFMLVFFEVLFLLEGFNFARTMAGMIAVVCMQRFLFKLIISLFLTREFKGEGSNIAFWTGKWYSMGWHTVTQPAREWLAKVTELSMFAADFILGHWLLFFMIPVILIPRVDMLHSMMLFWLLPSRQIRPPIYSMKQSKLRRRRVIRFAILYFVLAIVFIALIVGPIFAAKSIPDSLNKSLSDIAGFRLLQPNHQNNDNTNGTQQTGTGASDYTGAGRKTTTSGAGADSTGKIRLF from the exons ATGTCGGGGTAtcctggcggcggtggcggcggccacCACGACGGGTACGACGGCCACCAGCAAAATAACCAAACCGATTCATACTATCAGGATGATCAGTACTATGACAACAATTACGATGCCCATGGTGGAGGCCAGGGCGGTAACCACGGAGGAGACGGTTACTATGATGAATC AGGATATTACAATGCGGATCCCAACAATCCGTACCATCACGACGGCGGGTATtatgatggcgatgatcaATACCATGACGAGTACCAAAATCATGGAGGCTACTACGACCAAAACTACAACCAAGGCCATCGCCAAGGATCTGAAGAGGATTCTGAGACCTTCAGTGATTTTACAATGAG TTATGGCGACCCTCAGTCTAGCAACCGAGGGTACAGACCTCCATCCTCCCAAGTTTCTTATGGCGGTAATCGATCATCGGGCGCGTCAACACCCAACTACGGCATGGACTATGGTAACGTCTTGCCAGCCGGACAACGCTCCCGCGAGCCCTATCCAGCCTGGACTTCAGATGCCCAAATCCCTCTGTCcaaagaggagattgaggacaTCTTTATGGATCTGACTTCTAAATTCGGATTCCAGAGAGACAGCATGCGCAACATGTATGACCACTTCATGACCCTGCTGGACTCCAGGGCCTCTCGAATGACGCCCAACCAAGCCCTTCTATCACTGCACAGCGATTACATTGGTGGTGACAATGCCAATTATCGCAAGTGGTACTTCGCCGCTCATCTGGATCTGGACGACTCTGTCGGTTTCGCCAATGCCACTGCCAAGGGCTTGAAGCGCAAGgcgaagaacaagaagaagggaaagcaGGAGGATCCTACCAACGAGGCGGAAATGCTGCAAGACCTTGAAGGTGATGACAGTCTTGAGGCTGCCGAGTACCGCTGGAAAACCCGCATGAACCGCATGTCCCAGCATGATCGAGTTCGTCAAATCGCCCTCTACTTGCTTTGCTGGGGAGAGGCGAACCAAGTTCGATTCATGCCAGAGTTGCTCTGCTTCATTTTCAAGTGTGCGCATGATTATCTTCTTTCTCCAGCATGCCAGGCGCTCGTTGAGCCCGTGGATGAATTCACGTtcctcaacaacatcatcacgcCTCTCTACCAGTATTGCCGAGATCAAGGCTACGAAATCCTCGACGGTGTTTACGTCAGACGTGAGCGAGATCACAAGCACATTATTGGTTACGACGACTGCAACCAACTTTTCTGGTACCCTGAAGGAATCGAGCGCATTGTTCTCCAGGACAAGAGCAAGCTCGTCGATGTTCCTCCTGCCGAGCGTTacttgaagttgaaggaTGTCAATTGGAAGAAGTGCTTCTTCAAGACCTACAGAGAATCTCGTTCTTGGTTCCATCTTCTGACCAATTTCAACCGTATCTGGATTATCCATCTCACAATGTTCTGGTTCTATACTGCCCACAACGCCCCCACTCTGCTGGTGAAGGATTACGAACAGCAGGTCAACCAGTCACCTTCCGCTGCCAAACAATTTTCTATTGTTGGTTTCGGCGGTGCCATCGCGTCTCTGATTCAAGTTCTTGCAACCTTGGCAGAATGGGCCTATGTTCCCAGAAGATGGGCCGGCGCGCAACATCTTACCAAgcggctcttcttcctcctcttcatgcTCATTCTCAACATTGCCCCTGGTGTTAAAGTTTTCATGTTTGCCGACAAGAATCCAAACTCGACAATTGATCATGCCCTTGGAATCGTGCATTTCATCATTGCCATCTTCACTTTCCTGTTCTTTGCCGTTATGCCTCTTGGTGGCTT CCAAACATTCACGGCTGCCTGGGCGACGTTGCCATTCAATGACATGGCTGTCTCATACTTTCTATGGCTGACGGTTTTCGGAGTCAAGTTTGGAGAGTCATACGTTTTCTTGGCACTCTCATTCCGTGATCCTATGAGATATCTTTCAATCATGCACCTGCAGTGTCAGGGCGATAATTTGTTTGGTACCGCTGCCAACGTTTTGTGCAAGAACCAACCTAAGATTACTCTGGGTCTCATGATATTCACGgacttgctcttctttttcctcgaTACATATCTGTTCTATGTCTTGATCGCTGCAATCTTTTCCATCGCAAGATCCTTCTACATTGGTTCGTCGATCTGGACACCTTGGCGAAATGTCTTCTCTCGTCTGCCGAAGCGCATCTATTCTAAAGTCTTGGCAACCACGGACATGGAAATTAAATATAAGCCCAAGGTCCTCATTTCTCAAGTCTGGAATGCTATTGTCATCTCCATGTACCGAGAGCATCTTCTCGCCATTGACCAcgtgcagaagctgctgtATCATCAAGTTCCGTCTGAAcaagaaggaaagagaaCATTGCGAGCTCCGaccttttttgtttctcaaGAAGATCATTCTTTCAAGACAGAGTTCTTCCCTAGCAATAGTGAAGCAGAACGCCGaatttctttcttcgctcAATCGCTGTCTACTCCTATTCCGGAGCCGCTGCCAGTGGACAACATGCCGACTTTTACTGTCATGATTCCTCACTACGGTGAAAAGattctcctttctcttaGAGAGATTATTCGTGAAGATGAGCCCTACTCTAGAGTCACGCTTTTGGAGTATCTCAAGCAGCTTCACCCTCACGAATGGGACTGCTTCGTCAAAGATACCAAGATCCTGGCTGATGAGACATCTCAAATGAAcggtgatgaggagaagaatgagAAAGACACGGCCAAGAGCAAAATCGATGATCTTCCATTCTACTGTATCGGATTCAAGTCTTCTGCCCCCGAATATACCCTTCGCACGCGTATTTGGGCTTCGCTACGCTTCCAAACACTGTACCGAACAATCTCTGGTTTTATGAACTATAGCCGTGCTATCAAATTGTTGTACAGAGTCGAAAACCCTGAAGTCGTGCAAATGTTCGGTGGTAACACAGACAAGCTGGAGCGAGAGCTGGAGCGCATGGCCCGCCGCAAGTTCAGAATCTGTGTGGCCATGCAGCGTTATTCCAAGttcaagaaggaagaaatggaaaatgCCGAATTCCTACTCCGCGCGTACCCTGATCTCCAAATTGCTTACCTGGATGAGGAGCCTCCCGTTGCTGAAGGCGAAGAGCCTAGACTGTACTCTGCCCTCATTGACGGACACTCTGAAATCATGGAGAATGGTCTGCGACGCCCCAAGTTCCGTGTCCAGCTTTCTGGCAACCCCATTCTTGGAGACGGAAAATCCGACAACCAAAACCACGCGCTCATCTTCTACCGCGGCGAATATATTCAGCTTATCGATGCCAATCAAGACAACTATCTGGAAGAATGTCTGAAAATCCGAAGCGTGCTCGCCGAGTtcgaagagatgaagactGAAAACGTATCACCTTATACCCCTGGTGTGAAGAACAACTCACCTGCGCCTGTTGCTATTCTTGGTGCCCGTGAGTACATTTTCTCGGAAAACATTGGTGTTCTTGGTGATATTGCTGCAGGAAAGGAACAGACGTTTGGTACTCTGTTTGCACGTACTATGGCTCAAATCGGAGGCAAGCTCCATTACGGTCACCCTGATTTCCTCAACGGTATTTTCATGACAACCCGTGGTGGTGTTTCAAAGGCTCAGAAGGGTTTGCACTTGAACGAAGATATTTTCGCTGGTATGAATGCCATGTTGCGAGGAGGTCGAATCAAGCACTGCGAATACTATCAGTGTGGTAAGGGTCGTGATTTGGGTTTTGGTTCCGTTCTTAACTTCACGACCAAAATCGGTACTGGTATGGGCGAGCAGCTTCTTTCTCGAGAGTACCACTACCTGGGAACCCAACTTCCCCTGGATCGCTTCTTGTCATTCTACTACGCTCACGCCGGTTTCCACGTCAACAACATGTTGATTATGCTGTCCATTCAAATGTTCATGATTACACTCATGAACATCGCCGCTCTTCGACACGAGACGATCAGATGCAGATACAACCGAGACGTTCCCATCACCGATCCTTTGTTCCCTACTGGCTGTGCCAACACGGACGCATTGATGGATTGGGTCCAACGTTGTGttttctcaatcttcttcgtcttcttcctggcTTTCGTTCCTTTGATTGTGCAGGAATTGACTGAGCGTGGTATCTGGAGGGCCCTCAGTCGATTCTTGAAACAAATCCTGTCGCTTTCACCGTTCTTTGAAATCTTCGTCACTCAGATTTACGCGAACTCTGTGCAACAGAACATTTCATTTGGCGGTGCTCGATACATCGGAACAGGTCGTGGTTTCGCCACAGCACGCATTCCCTTTGGTGTTTTGTACTCTCGATTCGCTGCCCCGTCAATCTATTTCGGTGCCAgattgttgatgatgcttctGTTTGCAACTGTCACCGCTTGGCAGCCTGCGCTCGCCTACTTTTGGATCAGTTTGCTTGGATTGACCATCTCTCCTTTCTTGTACAACCCGCATCAATTTGCATGGACCGACTTTTTCATCGATTATCGTGACTATCTTCGTTGGCTGTCGCGTGGTAACTCGCGATCGCACGCTTCTTCATGGATTTCATTCTGCCGATTGTCTCGTATCCGAGTTACTGGTTACAAGCGCAAGCATTTGGGTGATGCATCAGCCAAGATGTCGGGAGATGTTCCCAGAGCAGCCATCGCTAATATTTTCGCCACTGAAATCGTGACACCACTCATCCTCGCTGTCCTCACACTGATCCCATACCTCTTCTTGAACGCGCAAACCGGTGTGGAGCGGGACAATCAAAAGGTTGCAAAGGGCCAGACAGCTGCCCCCATTCAGCCTACCGACTCTCTCATCCGAATCTTGATCGTCGCTTTCGGACCAGTCGCCGTCAACGCTGGTGTGCTAATGGTTATGTTTGCCATGGCATGTTTCATGGGACCTCTGTTGAGCATGTGCTGCAAGAAATTTGGCAGTGTCCTGGCCGCTATTGCACACGCCCTTGCAGTCATCTTCATGTTGGTCTTCTTTGAGGTGCTGTTTTTGCTCGAAGGCTTCAACTTTGCCCGTACCATGGCCGGCATGATTGCAGTCGTATGCATGCAGCGATTCTTGTTCAAGCTCATTATTTCGCTGTTCTTGACGCGAGAATTCAAGGGCGAGGGATCCAACATCGCCTTCTGGACTGGTAAATGGTACTCCATGGGCTGGCACACCGTCACACAGCCTGCCCGTGAGTGGCTTGCCAAGGTTACAGAACTCAGCATGTTTGCAGCTGATTTTATTCTCGGACACTGGTTGTTGTTCTTCATGATCCCCGTCATCCTGATTCCTCGGGTTGATATGTTGCATTCAATGATGCTCTTCTGGCTTCTGCCAAG CCGACAAATTCGTCCTCCCATTTACTCCATGAAGCAGTCAAAACTCAGGCGCCGTCGTGTCATTCGCTTTGCTATTCTCTACTTCGTTCtcgccatcgtcttcatcgctcTGATTGTCGGACCGATCTTTGCTGCCAAATCCATTCCAGACTCATTGAACAAGTCCTTGTCTGATATTGCAGGCTTCCGACTGCTACagccaaaccaccaaaacaATGATAACACAAATGGAACCCAACAAACTGGCACAGGCGCGTCAGACTACACCGGCGCTGGCAGGAAGACGACCACATCAGGCGCGGGTGCTGATTCCACTGGCAAGATCAGACTATTTTGA